The following proteins are encoded in a genomic region of Brachypodium distachyon strain Bd21 chromosome 1, Brachypodium_distachyon_v3.0, whole genome shotgun sequence:
- the LOC100827043 gene encoding bystin encodes MAGKKRKSAASEKQPKSGRLPLGADADAVADAGKRRRSGAAKWHQAEEEASVPSSISAKILREALKQQQEEGLAEPAAATSPAGASSSFAVPVEAGDDDDDEDVDEFGGFDAQSEYDGGVAEIDEEDEKALAAFMSKDTSSKRTLGDIILQKIREKDATVSAEGRPPVKLDESVVEIYKEVGKLLSRYTSGKIPQSFKRIPSLVCWAEVLQLTELEHWSPNAVYQATRLFSSNMNAKNAVRFYDAILLPRIRNDIKQNKRLHFALYQSIKKSLYKPAAFFKGILLPLCQEGNCTLREAVITGSIIQKVTIPPLHASAALMKLADMEYCGTTSYFIKLFLDKKYALPYRVLDAVFAHFMRFLDDERNMPVIWHQSLLAFVERYKNELEKKDKEKLARLLDHQKHYLVTPEIRRELRSGANRGEKATDMSICSPVSVITKPIEEDRWDVPEVPMEED; translated from the exons ATGGCCGGGAAGAAGCGCAAGTCCGCCGCCTCCGAGAAGCAGCCGAAGAGCGGCCGCCTGCCGCTCGGCGCGGACGCGGACGCGGTGGCAGACGCCGGGAAGCGACGCCGCTCGGGCGCCGCCAAGTGGCaccaggcggaggaggaggcctcCGTGCCCTCCTCCATCAGCGCCAAGATCCTCCGCGAGGCgctcaagcagcagcaggaggagggccTCGCCGagcccgctgccgccacctCCCCGGCTGGCGCGTCATCCTCCTTCGCCGTCCCCGTCGAAGCtggcgatgatgatgatgatgaggacgTCGACGAGTTCGGCGGCTTCGACGCGCAGAGCGAGTacgacggcggcgtg GCGGAGATCGATGAGGAGGACGAGAAGGCGCTCGCGGCATTCATGTCCAAGGACACCTCGTCCAAGCGAACACTTGGTGATATCATTCTTCAGAAGATACGAGAGAAGGACGCCACGGTCTCAGCAG AAGGGCGGCCTCCTGTCAAGTTGGACGAGAGTGTTGTTGAGATCTATAAAGA GGTTGGCAAGCTCTTGAGCCGATATACTAGTGGGAAAATTCCCCAATCATTCAAGCGCATCCCATCGTTGGTATGCTGGGCAGAGGTGCTGCAGCTAACTGAGCTAGAGCATTGGTCTCCTAACGCAGTATACCAAGCAACACGGCTCTTCTCTTCAAACATGAATGCGAAAAATGCCGTGCGCTTCTATGATGCTATCCTGCTCCCCCGTATTCGCAATGACATAAAGCAGAACAAGAGGCTTCATTTTGCACTTTATCAGTCTATAAAAAAATCCCTCTACAAGCCTGCTGCCTTTTTCAAGGGAATTTTGCTGCCACTCTGTCAG GAAGGGAATTGCACTCTGCGTGAAGCAGTAATCACTGGTAGTATTATCCAGAAAGTCACAATTCCACCACTCCATGCGAG CGCTGCGTTAATGAAACTAGCAGATATGGAGTACTGTGGAACCACTAG TTACTTCATCAAACTATTTCTAGATAAGAAGTATGCTTTGCCGTACCGTGTGCTTGATGCAGTTTTTGCCCATTTCATGCGGTTTCTTGATGACGAGAGGAACATGCCTGTTATATGGCATCAGTCCTTGCTTGCCTTTGTGGAAAG ATACAAGAATGAGTTGGAGAAAAAAGACAAGGAGAAACTTGCACGCTTGTTGGATCACCAGAAACACTATTTG GTTACTCCAGAAATCCGTAGGGAACTTCGGAGCGGTGCCAACAGGGGTGAAAAGGCGACCGACATGTCGATTT GCTCGCCTGTTTCTGTGATCACAAAGCCAATTGAAGAAGACAGATGGGATGTTCCTGAAGTACCCATGGAGGAGGATTAA